From Micromonospora sp. NBC_01699, a single genomic window includes:
- a CDS encoding low temperature requirement protein A produces the protein MSEAGDAALLREESTSQRASFLELFLDLVFVFALTRVSQRLITDFTSEQRILLPEAGQTLLLFLALWIVWTTTVWATSRLDPEAPQVQVVVILTLIGSMVMAVALPEGFGDRALVFAGAYVATQVGRSMYFLVATHRQGDKAVSLRIIFWAGVSGVPWIVGGLLADEPLRGLLWTVAVVLDLSALALGWPTPRLGRSWFGGELLSAEHLAERYQQFLIIALGESIFVLGLTFSSSDFTVDQATAFGLGLLTTVLLWRIYFHRAGRVLPLAITSARNPGRLGVATAFTHLTMIAGIVLTGVGYELSIAHPLGHGDPAWLFAILGGPILFLTGRTPFEFQVFGRISPSRVAGILVLAAPIPALLHAPPLAASGTAAGVLVGVAVLDALRSRGRSPESPAPPI, from the coding sequence ATGAGTGAAGCAGGCGACGCCGCGCTGCTTCGCGAGGAGAGCACCTCGCAGCGCGCGTCCTTCCTCGAACTCTTCCTCGACCTGGTCTTCGTCTTCGCGCTCACCCGGGTCTCGCAACGGCTGATCACCGATTTCACGTCGGAGCAGCGGATCCTGCTCCCGGAGGCCGGTCAGACCCTCCTGCTCTTCCTCGCTCTGTGGATCGTCTGGACGACGACGGTGTGGGCGACGAGCAGGCTGGACCCCGAGGCGCCGCAGGTCCAGGTAGTGGTGATCCTGACCCTCATCGGCAGCATGGTGATGGCCGTCGCGCTACCGGAGGGGTTCGGCGATCGGGCCCTGGTCTTCGCCGGTGCGTACGTCGCGACCCAGGTCGGCCGGTCGATGTACTTCCTCGTCGCGACCCACCGCCAAGGGGACAAGGCCGTGTCCCTACGGATCATCTTCTGGGCCGGGGTCAGCGGTGTGCCATGGATCGTGGGCGGACTACTCGCGGACGAACCACTCCGGGGCCTGCTCTGGACCGTCGCGGTGGTGCTGGACCTCAGTGCCCTGGCACTCGGTTGGCCGACACCCCGGCTCGGCCGGTCCTGGTTCGGCGGCGAACTCCTCTCCGCCGAGCATCTGGCCGAGCGGTACCAACAGTTCCTGATCATCGCCCTCGGTGAATCGATCTTCGTCCTCGGGCTCACCTTCAGCAGCAGCGACTTCACCGTCGACCAGGCCACCGCATTCGGGCTTGGCCTGCTGACCACCGTGCTGCTCTGGCGAATCTACTTCCACCGCGCCGGCCGGGTGCTGCCCCTGGCGATCACGAGCGCCCGGAACCCGGGACGCCTCGGCGTCGCCACGGCGTTCACCCACCTCACCATGATCGCCGGGATCGTCCTCACCGGCGTCGGCTACGAACTCTCCATCGCCCACCCGCTCGGACACGGAGATCCGGCCTGGCTCTTCGCCATCCTCGGCGGCCCCATCCTCTTCCTGACCGGACGGACACCCTTCGAGTTCCAGGTCTTCGGCCGGATCTCCCCGTCGCGGGTGGCCGGCATCCTCGTGCTGGCCGCCCCGATACCGGCGCTGCTGCACGCACCGCCACTCGCCGCCAGTGGCACCGCCGCCGGCGTACTGGTCGGAGTCGCCGTCCTGGACGCCCTGCGCTCACGCGGTCGGTCGCCGGAGTCACCGGCGCCGCCGATCTGA
- a CDS encoding winged helix-turn-helix domain-containing protein: protein MSIAALAPLSTPTVTAHRRLARVAVRLDLAEENRDSRTLELVEALRRLLLPAVPVSTVHIHPEVRAVFRGAAKIALTRLEFDLLLFFAEHPVRVFRRSQLLGAVWGNAYIGERTVDVHVRRLREKLGEEVPLLATVHGVGYRLDDDADLVIVRTVHEAAVTNVAPEMIPPITVD, encoded by the coding sequence ATGTCCATCGCCGCCCTCGCACCGCTTTCGACCCCGACCGTCACCGCGCACCGACGGCTCGCCCGGGTCGCGGTCAGACTCGATCTCGCGGAGGAAAACCGGGACTCCCGGACGCTCGAACTGGTGGAAGCGCTCCGGCGGCTGCTCCTGCCGGCTGTCCCGGTGTCCACGGTCCACATCCATCCGGAGGTGCGCGCCGTGTTCCGTGGCGCGGCGAAGATCGCCCTGACCCGGCTGGAGTTCGATTTGCTCCTCTTCTTCGCCGAGCATCCCGTCCGGGTCTTCAGGCGGTCACAGCTACTCGGTGCCGTCTGGGGCAACGCCTATATCGGTGAGCGCACGGTCGACGTGCACGTACGCCGACTGCGCGAGAAATTGGGCGAGGAAGTGCCGCTGCTGGCAACCGTGCACGGGGTCGGATACCGCCTGGATGACGATGCCGACCTCGTCATTGTCCGTACAGTTCACGAAGCAGCTGTGACGAACGTTGCGCCGGAAATGATTCCGCCGATAACAGTCGACTAA
- a CDS encoding peptidoglycan-binding domain-containing protein has protein sequence MESMTVVPESVLIPEDDDPGSRIGEPVEYDLFEEEEPPAGVAPPALAPAYHLAPVLGVLRDEIDRRWPHRDRASDGWIGDPAHQATQSDHNPDTDNRSVNALDVDRDGIDPMLVVRRCIAHPSTQYVIFDRTIWSRTRDFNAARYTGSNPHDRHLHVSVSHDRALEASTRTWGIVDVAVPKLGDRILRRGSRGGDVRELQTLADRLGAKLTVDGDYGPRTETWVRDFQRARRLTVDGVVGPRTVAALRAATRPAPAPPANRAPGSRTLRASLSGPDVEFVQRFVGERRCGRATGVFEAKTEAGVRWYQGMRGITVDGLVGRQTWRQMGVEVSY, from the coding sequence ATGGAGAGCATGACGGTCGTACCCGAATCGGTGTTGATTCCGGAGGACGACGACCCGGGCAGCCGGATCGGGGAGCCGGTCGAGTACGACCTCTTCGAGGAGGAGGAACCGCCCGCCGGCGTGGCCCCGCCGGCGCTGGCTCCCGCGTACCACCTGGCTCCGGTGCTGGGGGTGCTCCGGGACGAGATCGACCGGCGCTGGCCACACCGGGACCGGGCCTCGGACGGCTGGATCGGTGACCCCGCGCACCAGGCCACCCAGTCCGACCACAACCCGGACACCGACAACCGTTCGGTCAACGCCCTGGACGTGGACCGGGACGGGATCGACCCGATGCTGGTGGTCCGCAGGTGCATCGCCCACCCGTCCACCCAGTACGTCATTTTCGACCGGACGATCTGGAGCCGGACCCGCGACTTCAACGCGGCGCGGTACACCGGCAGCAACCCCCACGACCGGCACCTGCACGTCAGCGTCAGCCACGACCGGGCGCTGGAGGCGAGCACCCGTACCTGGGGGATCGTCGACGTGGCGGTGCCGAAGCTGGGCGACCGGATCCTGCGCCGGGGCAGTCGGGGCGGCGACGTCCGCGAGTTGCAGACCCTCGCCGACCGGCTCGGCGCGAAGCTCACGGTGGACGGCGACTACGGACCCAGGACCGAGACCTGGGTACGCGACTTCCAGCGGGCGCGTCGGCTCACCGTGGACGGCGTCGTCGGTCCGCGTACGGTGGCGGCCCTGCGTGCGGCGACCCGGCCGGCTCCCGCGCCGCCGGCGAACCGGGCACCCGGCTCACGTACCCTGCGTGCCTCGCTGAGCGGGCCGGACGTGGAGTTCGTGCAGCGGTTCGTCGGGGAGCGGCGGTGCGGTCGGGCGACCGGGGTGTTCGAGGCGAAGACCGAGGCGGGCGTGCGCTGGTATCAGGGCATGCGGGGGATCACCGTGGACGGGCTCGTCGGCCGCCAGACGTGGCGGCAGATGGGGGTGGAGGTGAGCTACTGA
- a CDS encoding low temperature requirement protein A, protein MPGRQAVHLRKVAPGARVERLEVFFDLVFVFAFFNIARVVSSDLSVDGLIRGLLVLALLWWCWCSHMICANRVRLSEGVAPVVIFVVMAATLAIALSIPEAFADAPGGVNGSLIFAGCYLVIRGLHLMLYWLAAHDDPGMRRQLHRFAIPMLVATALLVAASLVPRELFGLNHVTIATILFALAVAVEYGVGPFIGVSGWTVASAGHWVERFELIIIIALGETIISVGVGSDLIGRPVTWPALVAAALGISLTATLWWAYFDIIGTAAQQTMHATHGPQRVRLARDAYIYLHLPMITALILLALGAEELLAHLGVRHIDVGAPQPGPGVPLIYSGVALFFLGHLFFQLSILGTVAWSRVATIVLLIALIPLAVHLPALAAMALLAIVCITLVIVEVLVFSGARRALREADRQERTAHEERETDWRRERYE, encoded by the coding sequence ATGCCTGGACGACAAGCGGTACATCTACGCAAGGTGGCACCGGGCGCCCGGGTCGAGCGACTGGAGGTCTTCTTCGACCTCGTCTTTGTCTTCGCGTTTTTCAACATTGCCCGAGTGGTGTCGTCCGACCTGTCCGTCGACGGCCTGATCCGTGGCCTGCTGGTGCTCGCGTTGCTGTGGTGGTGCTGGTGTTCCCACATGATCTGCGCCAACCGGGTCCGGCTCAGTGAGGGCGTCGCGCCCGTGGTGATCTTCGTTGTCATGGCGGCCACCCTCGCCATCGCCCTGAGCATTCCCGAGGCGTTCGCCGACGCGCCCGGTGGGGTGAACGGCTCGTTGATCTTCGCCGGTTGTTACCTCGTGATCCGAGGACTGCACCTGATGCTCTACTGGCTCGCCGCGCACGATGACCCGGGCATGCGGCGCCAACTCCATCGTTTCGCGATTCCGATGCTGGTGGCGACCGCCCTGCTGGTCGCCGCCAGCCTGGTCCCCCGGGAGCTGTTCGGCCTCAACCACGTCACCATCGCGACCATCCTGTTCGCCCTGGCCGTGGCAGTCGAGTACGGCGTGGGTCCGTTCATCGGCGTCTCGGGCTGGACCGTCGCCTCCGCCGGCCACTGGGTCGAGCGGTTCGAGCTGATCATCATCATCGCGCTCGGCGAGACGATCATCTCGGTCGGCGTCGGCAGCGACCTGATCGGTCGACCGGTGACCTGGCCCGCGCTCGTCGCGGCGGCCCTGGGAATCAGTCTCACCGCCACCCTCTGGTGGGCGTACTTCGACATCATCGGCACCGCCGCCCAGCAGACCATGCACGCCACCCACGGCCCCCAGCGCGTCCGACTGGCCCGAGACGCCTACATCTACCTGCACCTACCCATGATCACAGCGCTCATCCTGCTCGCCCTCGGCGCCGAGGAGCTGCTGGCACACCTGGGCGTCCGTCATATCGACGTCGGTGCACCGCAACCCGGGCCCGGAGTGCCGCTGATCTACAGCGGAGTGGCCCTGTTCTTCCTCGGTCATCTCTTCTTCCAGCTGAGCATCCTGGGCACCGTCGCCTGGAGCCGGGTCGCCACCATCGTGCTGCTCATCGCGCTGATCCCGCTGGCCGTACACCTGCCCGCGCTCGCCGCGATGGCCCTCCTCGCCATCGTCTGCATCACCCTGGTCATCGTCGAGGTGCTCGTCTTCTCCGGTGCCCGCCGCGCCCTGCGCGAGGCAGACCGCCAAGAGCGGACCGCACACGAGGAACGGGAAACCGACTGGCGCCGCGAGCGCTACGAGTGA
- a CDS encoding ATP-binding cassette domain-containing protein, with protein MKAVRYVALRLLGMIGTLLVVSVLTYAVFYLLPADPAQLSCGRPCTPQRLAEASAFMGYDKPWTRQYLDFLGGIVAGRHFGSGLASVDCAAPCFGYSFRLNQPVTQLIVERAPVTFSIAGGAALLWLVIGVGAGVLAAVRRGTAVDRAAMLLSTVGVSAPSYLVALLGILLFGFTLNMALLRAVPKLAELRLWDPSTTSAAGAPEPIPAPRRTPAAIVGTVRNGQPPEDAVPPPAVVRLRDVVVEYPGRRGGDRVRAVDRVSLRIERGQVLGLVGESGSGKSTIGRVLAGLVPVVAGTVLVGGTDVGEVARRPWRHARVLRRVRSEMGVVFQDPASSLSPRQTVADSVAEPLVLHRDLDATALRQRVDELLEAVQLAPTLRDRYPYEMSGGQRQRVAIARALALDPALLIADEPTSALDVSVQARILELFRSLQDRFGFACLFISHDLAVVEQLAHRLAVMHRGRIVEQGPTPEVLRAPAHPYTRRLLAAAPTADPQQQAARRAAWRRETSGSSDRSRSTTTTR; from the coding sequence ATGAAAGCCGTCCGGTACGTCGCACTGCGCCTGCTCGGCATGATCGGCACGCTACTGGTGGTCAGCGTGCTGACGTACGCGGTCTTCTATCTGCTTCCGGCGGACCCGGCCCAGCTGTCCTGCGGTCGACCCTGCACACCGCAACGGCTGGCCGAGGCAAGCGCGTTCATGGGGTATGACAAGCCCTGGACCCGGCAGTACCTCGACTTCCTCGGCGGCATCGTCGCCGGCCGCCACTTCGGCTCCGGGCTGGCCTCGGTCGACTGCGCCGCGCCCTGCTTCGGCTACTCCTTCCGGCTGAACCAGCCGGTCACCCAGTTGATCGTGGAGCGAGCACCGGTCACCTTCTCCATCGCCGGTGGCGCCGCGTTGCTCTGGCTGGTCATCGGCGTCGGCGCCGGGGTGCTCGCCGCCGTCCGACGCGGAACGGCGGTCGACCGGGCCGCGATGCTCCTGTCCACCGTCGGGGTCTCCGCACCGAGCTACCTGGTGGCGCTACTGGGCATCCTGCTGTTCGGCTTCACCCTCAACATGGCGCTGCTGCGGGCGGTGCCCAAACTCGCCGAACTGCGGCTGTGGGACCCGTCGACCACGTCGGCCGCCGGGGCACCCGAGCCGATCCCGGCACCACGGCGCACCCCGGCCGCGATCGTCGGGACGGTCCGGAACGGACAGCCGCCGGAGGACGCCGTCCCGCCACCGGCGGTGGTCCGGTTGCGGGATGTCGTCGTCGAGTATCCGGGACGTCGTGGTGGCGACCGGGTCCGCGCGGTGGACCGGGTGTCACTTCGAATCGAGCGCGGACAGGTGCTGGGCCTGGTCGGTGAGTCCGGGTCCGGCAAGTCGACCATCGGCCGGGTGCTGGCCGGTCTGGTCCCCGTGGTCGCCGGAACCGTCCTGGTTGGTGGCACCGACGTCGGCGAGGTCGCCCGCCGCCCGTGGCGTCATGCCCGGGTGCTGCGCCGGGTCCGGTCCGAGATGGGCGTCGTCTTCCAGGATCCGGCGTCCTCGCTGAGCCCGCGGCAGACCGTCGCGGACAGCGTCGCCGAACCGTTGGTGCTGCACCGCGACCTGGACGCGACGGCCCTGCGGCAGCGAGTGGACGAGCTCCTCGAAGCGGTCCAACTGGCACCGACACTGCGCGACCGCTACCCGTACGAGATGTCCGGCGGCCAGCGTCAACGGGTGGCGATCGCACGTGCCCTCGCCCTCGATCCGGCCTTGCTGATCGCGGACGAGCCCACCAGTGCCCTGGACGTCTCGGTGCAGGCTCGGATTCTGGAACTGTTCCGATCGTTGCAGGACCGCTTCGGCTTTGCCTGCCTGTTCATCAGCCACGACCTCGCCGTGGTGGAACAGCTCGCGCACCGGCTCGCCGTGATGCATCGAGGCCGAATCGTCGAACAGGGCCCGACGCCCGAGGTGCTGCGCGCACCCGCTCACCCCTACACCCGGCGACTACTCGCGGCAGCGCCGACCGCAGACCCGCAACAGCAGGCCGCGCGCCGGGCCGCCTGGCGACGGGAGACGTCGGGCAGCTCTGACAGGTCACGGTCGACGACCACAACTCGCTGA
- a CDS encoding amidohydrolase family protein, translating into MGADGTGRLYIADFHTHYACPAYPALPPRNTARSLAGRWDELARRIADPDDLLADSGRQGIDLRVLSAPPALVTPHGERTSPADLRRINDHLAEAVSAAPDRIRGLATIDAFGGEAAAEEAVRAVRELGLSGLVVDCATEGQLLSAAAARPTLTVAAALGVPVFAHPISPDLLTEAFTGLGRFGTSLARGTINAAALLSLLSDGVLDDLPGLHVVFPMLGVAGLSLAAATDEGEVITAAAPSSRRAHVYLDTMGFAPAAIRFATDLLGADHVLVGGDWPIGVRDTSRERVETALARAGLDHPTGRRGQRTAAAGSTRGETMT; encoded by the coding sequence ATGGGTGCGGACGGCACCGGGCGGTTGTACATCGCCGACTTCCACACCCACTACGCCTGTCCGGCCTACCCGGCACTACCACCGCGCAACACGGCACGGTCGCTGGCGGGCCGCTGGGACGAGCTGGCCCGCCGGATCGCCGACCCGGACGACTTGCTCGCCGACTCCGGCCGGCAGGGCATCGACCTGCGGGTACTCAGCGCGCCGCCCGCGCTGGTGACCCCGCACGGCGAGCGCACCAGCCCGGCCGACCTGCGGCGGATCAACGACCACCTCGCCGAGGCGGTGTCGGCGGCGCCGGACCGGATCCGTGGCCTGGCCACTATCGACGCGTTCGGCGGCGAGGCCGCCGCCGAGGAGGCGGTACGCGCGGTCCGGGAACTGGGGCTGTCCGGACTGGTCGTCGACTGTGCCACGGAGGGACAACTGCTCAGCGCGGCGGCCGCCCGGCCGACCCTGACCGTCGCGGCCGCACTCGGCGTTCCGGTCTTCGCACACCCGATCAGTCCCGACCTGCTGACCGAGGCATTCACCGGCCTGGGCAGGTTCGGCACGTCGTTGGCCCGTGGCACGATCAACGCCGCGGCACTGCTGTCGCTGCTCAGCGACGGGGTACTGGACGACCTACCCGGGCTGCACGTGGTCTTCCCGATGCTCGGGGTGGCCGGTCTGTCCCTGGCGGCGGCGACCGACGAGGGAGAGGTCATCACCGCCGCGGCACCGTCCTCGCGCCGGGCACACGTCTACCTCGACACCATGGGATTCGCGCCGGCCGCGATCAGGTTCGCGACCGACCTGCTCGGCGCCGACCACGTGCTGGTCGGCGGTGACTGGCCGATCGGTGTCCGCGACACCTCGCGGGAGCGGGTCGAGACGGCGCTGGCCCGGGCCGGGCTGGACCACCCGACTGGTCGCCGGGGCCAACGCACTGCGGCTGCTGGGTCAACCCGTGGGGAGACAATGACCTGA
- a CDS encoding NADP-dependent oxidoreductase, protein MRAVQFTGYGPPEVVHVAEVEAPHAGPGEIRIAVRASGVSPGEVSIRSGAWRDVVPTAFPFRTGFDAAGVVDEIGDGVTGAGVGDEVFGMTGSATRGANADFAVLTAWAPKPPGWSWVEAGGAAGSVETATRVLDRLAVDAGQTVLVQGAAGGVGTVAVQLAVARGATVIGTASQPNHDFLRSLGAEPTTYGTGLVERIRALAPAGVDAVFDCAGGALPDLVAIAGDPARVVTIADFTAAARGVHLSHGAPAGDTGAAVGAAADPLALHGLAIAVTLAGQGRLRVPVAAAFPLAEAAAAHALSESRHARGRIVLVG, encoded by the coding sequence ATGAGAGCAGTCCAATTCACCGGGTACGGTCCACCCGAGGTTGTGCATGTCGCGGAGGTGGAGGCGCCGCACGCCGGTCCGGGCGAGATCCGCATCGCCGTACGGGCCTCCGGCGTCTCGCCCGGGGAGGTGTCGATCCGCTCCGGGGCGTGGCGTGACGTGGTGCCCACGGCGTTTCCGTTCCGGACCGGGTTCGACGCCGCGGGCGTGGTGGACGAGATCGGTGACGGCGTGACGGGAGCGGGCGTCGGTGACGAGGTGTTCGGCATGACCGGTTCGGCCACGCGCGGTGCCAATGCCGACTTCGCGGTCCTGACCGCCTGGGCGCCCAAACCGCCCGGGTGGAGTTGGGTGGAGGCGGGCGGCGCCGCGGGCAGCGTCGAGACGGCCACCCGGGTCCTCGACCGGCTCGCGGTCGACGCCGGGCAGACGGTGCTCGTGCAGGGCGCGGCCGGTGGGGTGGGCACCGTCGCCGTCCAACTCGCGGTCGCCCGCGGTGCCACCGTCATCGGTACGGCGAGCCAGCCCAACCACGACTTCCTGCGCTCCCTCGGCGCGGAGCCGACGACGTACGGGACGGGGCTCGTCGAACGGATCCGTGCGCTGGCGCCGGCCGGGGTGGACGCGGTGTTCGACTGCGCCGGAGGGGCGCTGCCGGACCTCGTCGCCATCGCCGGTGATCCGGCGCGCGTGGTGACCATCGCCGATTTCACCGCGGCGGCCCGGGGCGTACACCTGTCGCACGGAGCGCCGGCCGGCGACACGGGTGCGGCGGTGGGAGCCGCCGCCGACCCGCTGGCGTTGCACGGCCTCGCGATCGCGGTCACGCTCGCCGGCCAGGGCCGGCTGCGGGTGCCGGTCGCGGCGGCGTTCCCGCTCGCCGAGGCCGCCGCCGCGCACGCACTGAGCGAAAGCCGTCACGCCCGCGGGAGGATCGTGCTGGTGGGCTGA
- a CDS encoding ATP-binding protein — protein sequence MSDQKPLSAFAERLCQFREDCGAPSVRLLTQLLREAGRVYPRSTISDKLAGVSKPSWEFVEDFVRVCARHADREVDLGEWRGAYRRMLHDLAAGRGGIRRAGAARPEPSAPGGGPAGGTARRPLRQLPADVYPFTGRAGELAALDELLRTSASAGSLAVVSGTAGVGKTALAVHWAHRVAELFPDGQLYVDLRGYDAETEVSSAQALEGFLYALDGADPHRRGTLEDRAARFRSIVAGRRILLLLDNANSVEQLRPLLPGTTSCFVLVTSRDRLPGLAARQGARRVDLDRLPLAESVRLLAALVGRRVDAEPDAAVVLAERCARLPLALRIAGEFAVERPATTLAEVAESLADERRRLDLLHAGGDARTDVRVVFSWSYGRLDTPAKRLFRLLALHPGRDFDRHSLSALAGLTLTALHRPLDTLLRTHLLQRADDDRLELHDLLRAYAAELLGDDERTRFVRLLDYYRRAASLASTAAFPADPPRPLPAHDGPLPTLTTEQAARTWLDDERANLVALVEYAARHDHPAPVADLSAILWRYLDSGAHHVDAATIHGAARTAAHRIGDAPAEAEALHRLGTVAWRAGRETEAVDHLLLELGLRRMLDDRAGAAIALKCLDLLHDMLVRYGETMGPSAQATRERIARERVRFASPEPDGPAPDREPADESDGILRAQRDLRDLQAAQRAASAL from the coding sequence GTGTCTGACCAGAAACCGCTGTCGGCGTTCGCCGAACGGCTATGCCAGTTCCGCGAAGACTGCGGGGCGCCATCGGTACGACTGTTGACGCAGCTGCTGCGCGAGGCCGGCCGGGTGTATCCCCGATCGACCATCAGCGACAAGCTCGCCGGGGTCTCCAAACCGTCCTGGGAGTTTGTCGAGGACTTCGTTCGGGTCTGCGCCCGGCACGCCGACCGCGAGGTCGACCTCGGCGAGTGGCGCGGCGCGTACCGGCGGATGTTGCACGACCTCGCCGCCGGGCGCGGCGGCATCCGGCGGGCGGGCGCCGCGCGGCCCGAGCCGTCCGCGCCCGGCGGCGGCCCGGCCGGCGGTACGGCCCGACGGCCGCTGCGGCAGCTCCCCGCCGATGTGTACCCCTTCACCGGCCGGGCCGGCGAGCTCGCCGCCCTCGACGAACTGCTGCGCACCTCGGCATCGGCGGGCTCGCTGGCCGTGGTGTCGGGCACCGCCGGGGTCGGCAAGACGGCGCTCGCCGTGCACTGGGCCCATCGGGTCGCGGAGCTTTTCCCGGACGGGCAGCTCTACGTCGACCTGCGCGGCTACGACGCCGAGACCGAGGTGTCGTCGGCGCAGGCCCTGGAAGGCTTTCTGTACGCGCTCGACGGCGCCGACCCGCACCGGCGGGGCACCCTGGAGGATCGGGCGGCCCGGTTCCGTTCGATCGTCGCCGGCCGGCGGATCCTGCTGCTGCTGGACAACGCGAACTCGGTCGAACAACTCCGCCCCCTGCTGCCCGGTACGACCTCCTGCTTCGTGCTGGTCACCAGCCGCGACCGACTGCCCGGCCTGGCCGCCCGGCAGGGCGCACGGCGGGTGGACCTCGACCGGCTGCCGCTGGCCGAGTCGGTACGCCTGCTGGCGGCGCTGGTCGGCCGCCGGGTCGACGCCGAGCCCGACGCCGCGGTGGTGCTCGCCGAGCGCTGCGCCCGGCTGCCGCTGGCCCTGCGGATCGCCGGTGAGTTCGCCGTCGAGCGTCCCGCCACGACCCTCGCCGAGGTGGCCGAGAGCCTGGCCGACGAGCGGCGCCGACTCGACCTGCTGCACGCCGGTGGCGACGCCCGCACCGACGTACGCGTCGTCTTCTCCTGGTCCTACGGCCGGCTCGACACCCCGGCCAAACGGCTGTTCCGCCTGCTCGCCCTGCATCCGGGCCGGGACTTCGACCGGCACTCGCTCAGCGCGCTCGCCGGGCTGACCCTGACCGCACTGCACCGCCCACTGGACACTCTGCTCCGCACCCACCTGCTCCAACGCGCCGACGACGACCGCCTCGAACTACACGACCTGCTCCGGGCGTACGCGGCCGAGCTGCTCGGTGACGACGAGCGGACCCGGTTCGTCCGGCTGCTCGACTACTACCGGCGGGCCGCGTCACTCGCCTCGACGGCGGCGTTCCCCGCCGACCCGCCCCGACCGCTGCCCGCCCACGACGGGCCACTACCGACGCTCACCACCGAACAAGCGGCCAGGACCTGGCTGGACGACGAGCGGGCAAACCTGGTCGCCCTGGTCGAGTACGCCGCCCGACACGATCACCCGGCACCCGTGGCGGACCTTTCCGCGATCCTCTGGCGCTACCTCGACTCGGGCGCCCACCACGTCGACGCCGCGACCATCCACGGTGCCGCCCGCACCGCCGCCCACCGGATCGGCGACGCCCCCGCCGAGGCCGAGGCGCTGCACCGGCTCGGCACGGTGGCCTGGCGAGCCGGCCGCGAAACCGAGGCCGTCGACCATCTCCTGCTCGAACTCGGGCTACGCCGGATGCTCGATGACCGGGCCGGCGCGGCGATCGCACTCAAGTGCCTGGACCTGCTGCACGATATGCTGGTCCGCTACGGCGAGACGATGGGACCGAGCGCCCAGGCGACGCGGGAGCGGATCGCCCGGGAGCGGGTACGGTTCGCCTCTCCCGAGCCGGATGGCCCGGCGCCGGACCGGGAGCCGGCTGACGAGTCGGACGGAATTCTCCGGGCCCAGCGGGATCTGCGCGATCTCCAAGCGGCTCAGCGCGCCGCGTCGGCGCTCTGA
- a CDS encoding alpha/beta fold hydrolase — protein sequence MTNKLTHTLATPGVDLVYDVRGPLPPSGGRPPLLMIGQPMTAGGFETLAAYFTDRTVVTYDPRGLGRSVRKDGRSDHTPQQQAADLHLLIETLGAGPVEVFASSGGAVTALELVAAHPGDVVTLVAHEPPINAVLPDATAAERARAAFHEAYRAKGTGAGMAAFIAMTSWQGEFTDAYFAQPAPDPAMFGMSTDDDGTRGDPLLSKDSWAISDYRPEAGVLTAAPTRIVIAVGEESAGTYTARTAAGTAALLGQEAVVFPSHHGGFVGGEFGYAGKPEEFSLRLRDVLDAR from the coding sequence ATGACGAACAAGCTGACGCACACCCTCGCCACACCCGGCGTCGACCTGGTCTACGACGTCCGTGGCCCGCTACCCCCGTCCGGTGGGCGCCCTCCGCTGCTCATGATCGGCCAGCCGATGACGGCGGGCGGCTTCGAAACGCTCGCCGCGTACTTCACGGACCGCACGGTCGTCACCTACGACCCGCGCGGCCTGGGCCGCAGCGTCCGAAAGGACGGCCGGTCCGACCACACGCCGCAGCAGCAGGCGGCCGACCTGCATCTGCTGATCGAGACGCTCGGCGCCGGTCCGGTCGAGGTGTTCGCCAGCAGCGGCGGTGCGGTGACCGCACTCGAACTGGTCGCGGCCCACCCCGGTGACGTCGTCACGCTGGTGGCACACGAGCCGCCGATCAACGCTGTGCTCCCCGACGCCACGGCCGCCGAACGCGCTCGGGCCGCCTTCCACGAGGCGTACCGGGCGAAGGGCACGGGTGCGGGCATGGCCGCGTTCATCGCCATGACGTCCTGGCAGGGCGAGTTCACCGACGCCTACTTCGCCCAGCCCGCGCCCGACCCGGCGATGTTCGGCATGTCGACCGACGACGACGGCACCCGCGGCGATCCACTGCTGTCGAAGGACTCGTGGGCGATCAGTGACTACCGTCCCGAGGCGGGGGTACTCACCGCCGCACCGACCCGGATCGTGATCGCGGTCGGCGAGGAGTCGGCGGGAACGTACACCGCGCGTACGGCCGCGGGCACGGCGGCGTTGCTCGGCCAGGAGGCCGTGGTGTTCCCGAGCCACCACGGCGGCTTCGTCGGTGGTGAGTTCGGTTATGCGGGCAAGCCCGAGGAGTTCTCGTTGCGGCTGCGCGACGTGCTGGACGCTCGCTGA
- a CDS encoding MBL fold metallo-hydrolase, producing the protein MPAFGHTPGNVYLVVESAGQRALFAGDMLHHGVQLERPEWSIRYCVLPDDSADQRRLLLERAADSGDLLVPTHFPFPAAGYVHRAERGFTYTFIEV; encoded by the coding sequence GTGCCGGCGTTCGGCCACACTCCCGGCAACGTCTACCTGGTGGTCGAGTCGGCCGGGCAGCGGGCCCTGTTCGCCGGGGACATGCTGCACCACGGCGTCCAACTGGAGCGACCGGAGTGGAGCATCCGCTACTGCGTCCTGCCGGACGACTCGGCCGACCAGCGTCGCCTCCTGCTGGAGCGGGCCGCCGACTCCGGTGACCTGCTGGTGCCGACCCACTTCCCGTTTCCAGCCGCCGGGTACGTGCACCGGGCCGAACGCGGCTTCACGTACACGTTCATCGAGGTCTGA